The Aedes albopictus strain Foshan chromosome 2, AalbF5, whole genome shotgun sequence region CCGCTAACTCCACTTGCTACCTCCCTTAAACCgaccttatccctaatctaaaacactccaactacTCTGAAAACAATCAGACCCCATGTGGGAAACGTtacctacagtatgcggcaggaaaaaatgcgaaagtgtttttcaacttcaaacctcattttcgtccatttgacattaaccaatctttgtttcaacgttccatgatctataataggctagttttctgaaaagttaattaaaaaatttcccattttggtcactaacctttacagatcggcgcctgaagatgaagacaaccagaattttcaaaacgcagaaaatcgcacaggtcgctaaatttcgcatctgataaaacaaaaattttgattttctctacaatatcatcaaatatatgtacttatttcatctgctatgtgaaacaacatggctctggatcagtgtggtctggttgttcatcgaatttgagctaattttgttactgttatagtcattttgtttaatgaccattgggcgcgcagtttattgatatccgctaattaggcctacattatcacatgttaaacatcaaatgtgttcatttttatttttcagtgctagaatatagacattgactgatacactgtcatgaaaaaatagtcatatatatcccatatttagcgtgtaatagtgccttgaacttttcgcattttttcctgccgcaccctgtacctaaatggattctacttaaatggaggtttgagtgtattcaAAATCATACAAACTGTCCTGCTATATAATTACATGAAGTCTACAGACGTAATAATAGCTTATTTTGatgttttgagttacacaacagTTCCAGCTACTGATTTGAGCCCCGTCTAGTTATGCGCAGTCTCAGGAGTGgtatggctgacctggaatatacctaTAGTGTTTCTAAATCACATATGAGATTTCAAAGATTAACGTTTAACAGCAGATTAGcagatgggcagggcatgttgcaagaatgccggacaacaacccggcaaagctggtgtttgcaactgattcggttggcacaagaaggcgtggagcgcagagagcacgatgggcggaccaggtggagcgtgacctggcgagcattgggcgcgaccgaggatggagagcggcagccacaaaccgagtattgtggcgtactattgttgattatgtcttgtcttaatgatgttgaacaaataaatgtatgtagcaGATTAGCAGATTAACAGCAGATTATGTAATGATATTATTGATAACGAACATACATTaaattatttttgtagatttgaaggactttatcatAGGAGAGTTTCGATCACCTAGAAaaccccagaatataaaacacctttgaatattcttgacgaaggttaaacgAATACTAATAAACGTAACCCATAACTAAATTCATGAATTAGAACAACTGGCatatcaattatttcgtttctttaTAGTGTTCGGGATGTTCTAAgttataaataaaatctcaaattcaaACACTaacatttttccttaatagaaaGTTTTATTTGTAGCATTTTTGCTCATTATAGTGATCTCTTTTATTAGTTGTGCGAATTTATACCTACGTTTTCATGTCGGGGTCATATACGACCCCTCCGGCCCCAAAGGAATAAGGAGACATATGACAGTATGGACCTCACAGAACTGTGAATGTGTAACTCGCAGCATAACGGGATTGACAAATGATTACACTATTgttacccaagtagcacctgcaactaaaatggaaatgatcatcgttgcaaacatgttgcaactgagttttcatgaaacaaacaaaattaaaaccttttaaaatcctgttgttaatgccaaactgaggtgtaacagttttataacaactagcaaaatgaaaacaaacgtcatcattagttgaaacttgcgaaaccaatttgtaactgaagtacctataatctgattgtttcaacgaatcttagttacaaccgtttacaaaccaaatcaaccaaaacattgattctgattgttataaacatgttgcacctggaacttatttagaacataatgaacaattttgacaggagtgatagaagttccaaaatgtgcggcaaaatgtttttgtgatcacgaaaaatataaaatgcactataaaaagtcaaaatgtttcaaaaacatcgaaatcatgtacaaataaaatgtaatcttttcttcataaatttatcgacatatgtattataaaattattaataataaattataaaattaaagtagcaaaatagaaaaaaaaagtttgattggaagtataatattgacccaataaaaaaactgcctcattttcgcagtactgaacgactggtacctaccactgggaagatttgaatatatggggtttcGAGAAATCTAACGTAACATACAAAAATATTAAGAGTTTCCCACCAAACAATTTACATTGggtttacatttttaacaaaaaacgtgaaattttcggtaagtaataaatggacagcctcttgtcgacgtaaatgggaagtacacgtccaagtgtctgcttttctggttatttatgtcctacacggaaaattcaatgagtatatcaaattgattaatTACCCAAAATCAGGTTGTTTTCCTCTCTCAtccacagatgttgtcgtaaataaacagagatgcgtctatccaacgggggtccttgaggccaataagtcaattttgggtaaatgcagatttacccaaatttgggttgaaagaAGAGGGTCTTGAGTTGAACTTACCTACTCTTGAATatatttttagttggaggtaaaggcgatttaccttgcgtgagtttaaccttccgtaactcgcgcggttgactacctgcgtcagcaccacgctaatgctgagtacaaaaagcgagattttttcaacgtgttgtacaaaatacaacagcgcgatcgttcgagggttaatcgATTccctcaaatgttgacttattgggccgtactataggattgcgtcaaaagaatccaatttttggtagtttggcggttccgtgtaccacgtgcagcattattgaactttgtcaatacggattcccatagacatgattcagcaaatagtatctttctgaattctaaaattaattttctgcattttatgggtgcattaaataagctgctgaaatgcactccgccaaagcaatatggcgagttaattttcacCACAAATGCTTatattttcactcgcaaaatgataggtagactgaggcgcgttgagaatacggagctaaaatgcgtaacttaccgataaatctggaacggcacacaaattgacgttctcggtcagcggTATATTGAggcacacaatttattaatcacatgaacgaaactgttgatgcataataactggcagGGACGAacgtggtgactagctgactagttgtcgaatcagtcatcattttttaagtcgactataagttgtatcttggttatgattcgattgcgtattaaaatcgtttatatcacgaatggatgttttatattggctccacctcttgcgcttttttggttgcaatttagtcgttaataagacgattggttcaaatggcataacttttaATATAgctgcatacaaattacaggaacttattaatgtccaagtgtgttgcttgggtactttCGTAGGCATATATAGGACGAAGGAAATCACATAGGAAAAAATAGcgtggattcttttcagaatgtaATGCGTAACAATTACGGCTCAATCCATCCTCCTTCCTCACAGCTCAATCAGCCGTCAATAAAATCATCAACTTATTTCATCTTTAAGCTGCAGCCGAGCTCGGTGTATGTATTGCGTCGCGTCGCGCCCAAGACAGCTTTACCCCGTGAGTAATGTTCAATTTGAGTCAAGTTTAAAGAAACCTGTTTCCATCTTGCCTTTCTCACCCGATCCTGACCCATCTGGGATTGGGATCCACTGCAATGCGAAAGTGCGAAATTGCGGTGCGACTGTTAAGGTGTCACGTCTTGGAGTTCAAATTTTAATCGAGAAAGGTCAAAGGCACTGGGTGTAGAAATAAAGCATCTCAGTGTCTTTCTGGATATATGTATTTTACTTGTGGAATAACCTAACAGATGATTTAATTTGAACATATTTAACGTTCATATGAGTATCATTACAGATTGGGTAGAGGAGATTTTCACCCTAACTGCTGCATATCGTTTCAACTCTCGAGAAGGTGACGAAGCGTCTCCCTCGTTGCGGTTTACCCGTCTCGTTAATATGTGATACCGACGCAAGGATTTGCGCGTGCAGATGGAATTTCAAATTGGTTGGTTGAAATATATAGACACAGAGCTACTAGAGATGAGGTGTCGATGTGAGAAAGAGAAAAACTAAAATTTGATTAATATGCATATTCAGATTAGACAGCATACTTTAAAACAAGTCGTTGGAATTCGCCAACAAAATTCGAATAAAAAATCTTAAGCAGCGTCGTGCGTATAATGATTGATATGGAACTTACACGACTTTGTCATGCAACTATAAACCTAATGATTTTAGggcagtggacgtattttggcccactctgggatttttattacatttatcatataatctctacaaaatcttggcaaatgataaTTAGAAGTTCCAAGAATCATTTGCCAACACTTTGTAGAAATTATATGAGAAATATAATAAAAATCCCAGAGTGGGCCAAAATACTGTTTTCTCAATTTGAATCTAAATGGGGGGAAATTTTAATCCCCCAAGAATACATACACCTCAATGAGTGATTCACCCTTGGCTGAAAATATAATTTGAAATGtgtaaaaaaaactattctaTTTTGCGTTTTATTAAAAGTCATCAAAATTacaatcatacaaaaaaaaaacaaaattatgttTTTGTTGTGTTTAAGTtattatgactattttttcataaataataTGAAAATAACATGGATATACATTTACTTGTTTATATGCAAGAAACACCAGTGTTACCAGATATTCAAATTTCAAATCTTTGACTTTAACGTTACATCATTTTGGAATACATTTTCTTAGTATTTCAAAGTGCAGCATTGTTTTTAACAAGCACTGTAACAAAAGTTGCCACCTGTTTTTGTTCCTGCATCAAGCACGTTTGAAGTGAATTCACCACGTGCGGAATCCTCGCCAGCCACATTCAGGGAGATCTACGATCCGGACGAGAGGCATCAATTTCAACGCATGGAGATGTCGCCTTCTCCGCCCAGTCGAAACGGCAATAAATGATCTAACATTATTGACTGTTCGGCTAATTGAGATGAGTTAATTCAATTACCTACTCCGATCGAGGAGTGTTTTGAGGGAGGATGGTAGGGTGAAGTTAACAACTAGAACTGCTTTCTTTACAAGTGAGAATTTGTCTATAAAAGTAGATGCAGGAAGGGTTTGGATCAGTTGTCTCCGGTGTTTCGCTAAGATAAGATTTCAGTGCGAGTAGAAGCAATACAGTTTACAGAAAATGACGCGGATAGTTGTGTTCTTTGCTTTGCTGGTTGTTGCTCTAGCAGCTCCGGCAGATGACTCGGCGAATGCTCAAATTCTGAAATACGACAGTGAAAATATTGGCATTGATGGGTACAGATTTGAGTAAGTGTATTGTATGTATTTGTGTTAAACGGAAAAGTTGGTAATTGAAGTGCATCCAAACCTATCGTCAACAGATTTGAAACCAGTGATGGAACGTCTCGCCAGGAACAGGCCGAGCTTAGGAATGCTGGAACTGATCAGGAAGCGATAGTGGTTCGAGGATCGTATTCCTACGTAGGTCCCGATGGAACGCAGTACGTGATAAATTACGTGGCAGATGAAAATGGATTCCAACCGGAGGGAGCTCATATTCCGAAGAAGTAGAGATGGCAATTCCTGTATCTTAAGAGCTAGTTTTGTACAAAAGATAGACACACCAAAAACAAACCCAAAATTAGAATTGAACACGAAATCAATAAAAATGCTTGTTAACTTGTGATATTAATGAACATTCTATTATAAGAATAAATGCCAAACAGTAGCACATTCGTGTTAGGATACGTCAACGTTGTACGAAAATATTCAAAGTTGATCAAATTCAATTAGATCCATGCTTTTAGGTGCCATTTTCGGTCCTAAgcttctgtgcaaaatttgggaattaaCGGTTTAGCGTGCCCTGtctaccggccgtcgatgaaaccgacttgataacttcccacgaactcattcattttaggtgacagacgacggaagatgatcttggaaagcactttgtaggcagcatttaaattagtgatcgctctgaagttctccacattccaaatggccgcctttttgtgaatggggcagattaccccttccttccactcctccggtagctgttcggtttcccagatcctgactatcgacCGGtgtaggtggccaacttttctgggcccatcttgatgagttcatcaaccatccttgccagctgctttgtcggttttgagctggcgtatggcatccttaacttccctcagcgtgaaagTTGGCTCATTTTCGTCCTCTGCTGCAatggcgtagtcgttccctcctTTGTCGTGGTCTCCCGGGCCTACGTGTTCCACGCCATTCAAgtgttcgtcgaagtgctgctgccACCTTTCGATCACGTCACGCCCGTCCGCCTCCgtacttatccctgcatatttcggcttgcgctacgaagccgttgcgggatgcgctgAGTTTCTGGTACAACTTccgtttcatgggaacggcacagcagagaACGGCAGGCACAGAACGgtctctccaaaaatttcttcaaaggttccAGAAGAATTGCAggacaaatttcagaagaaactttttaaggaatacGAGTAGAAGTTTCTGAATTGACTGCTTTTTAGAGTAAACCCCGATGGTAATAGCAAAATAAACACTAGGAAAAACCGGAGATACAGCGTGTGGCAGGAaaaatgatgatgatattgtagagacaattaaaaattttgtttcatcagatatgaaatttagcgaTCTGTGTCTTcagattattataattattattattgcgtaagattttcgactggaagttcaatgttttagaggttttggctttctcagtctagggaatccaaacgattaaattggcattgcccgacgtttcggcctaactTATTTGGCCCTTTTCAAGGGTAAAactgtctatcgttttttgttatgttttatagctagtgccacagtttcttttggagcttcttgtagcatttctacacATATGAATTTTAGACGAATTTTTGCATTAATTTTGGAAGGGACATTGACACTGCCTTTGCACATTCATCAACTCACTTGGTAACgcgtacagtccgttgcaaaactagacaaaccaagtaagtcatgtaccaacaacaactcgacaagacagttacagttaaacaaaacataagaccaaaaacgaaaaattaatttcccctgaagatgacacaaaaccccagtgtcgaaacgttgggcaattaataaacctcgttttcccaaattaaaagactgtgtagccgtttaaatcgtagataACACAAAACAATAGAcagttttacccttgaaaaaggccaaataattaggccgaaacgtcgggcaatgccaattcaatcgtttggattccctagactgagaaatccaaaacctccaaaaaattattataattattatagagttttgacacttctcagcaaaaattgctggaaactttcacctaccccgggcaatcggattgCCAAAGGGGAtcaggctctgtggatctcattagacGGTGTTATGCTTATCCTTATGAGTCTGCTTCGGATTTCAGTTGtggtgattcaggaaccgcctaactgtactacaggttccaagaatcaacgctttcaggatgctgttcaggtccttcttcagttccagctcgtctagggacctaagcagagatttagggacaactccggctGCGAATATTGGAGCTTTGCTATGTGTGAGCGTTCAGAATTAAATATTtccatagattcggatcactacttagtagctatatgcatgcgctcaaaactttggaCAGTTTTCACCACGCGTCAAAGTCGAACGctgcgactcaacatcgagcagctgcgtaacgtagaagtggcttaaGACTACggacagcagttagcagtggccctaccaacggaagagcagcttggcgcagctacatttgaagatggctggaggaacatccgatccgccataggtagtacctcggctgcagcaataggctttgcgactccgaatcacataaacgactggtacgacagcgaatgtgaacagttgaaaaacgagaagaatgcagcatgggcgagaatgctgcaacaccgtacgagagcgaatgaggcacgttacagacaggcgtggaacaggcagaactcagtcttccagatgaagaagcgccagcaggaagaacgagatcgcgaagcgatggaagagctgtaccgcgctaaggacacacgaaagttctacgagaagctgaaccgctcgcgcagaggcttcgtgccacaagccgacttgtgtcgagataatcacgggaatattcttacgagcgagcgtgaggtggtcgagaggtggcggcagtattacgatgagcacctcaatggcgacgttgcgagtaccgaaggtggcgtggtaacagatctaagagtatgtgcacaggacgaaagacttccggctcctgaccttcaagagattgaggaggaggttggccggttgaaaaacaacaaagccgctggagctggtcaactaccaagcgagcttttaaaatacggaggagaagcactggtgagagcactacactgggttattaccaagatttgggaggaggaagtattaccggaggtgtggatggaaggtatcgtgtgtcccatctacaaaaagggcgacaagttggattgcgggagctatTGCGCGATCACaccactgagcgctgcctacaaaatactctctcaaattctatgccgccgtctatcaccgattgcaacagagttcgtggggcaatatcaggctggattcatgggtgaacgcgctacaacggaccagaggcgcgccatccgccaggtgttgcagaaatgccgcgaatacaacgtgcccacacatcacttgttcatcgatttcaaatcggcgtatgatacaatcgatcgagaacagctatggcagattatgcacgaatacggattcccggataaactgatacgattgatcaaggcgacgatggatcgagtgatgtgcatagttcgagtaacagggacactctcgagtcccttcgaatctcgcagagggttacggcaaggtgatggtctttcgtgcttgctgttcaacattgctttagagggtgtgattaggagagcggggattaacacgagtggtacgattttcacgaagtccgttcagctgcttgatttcgctgatgatattgatattattgctcgtaaatttgagacgatggcggaaacgtacatccgactgaagagtgaagccaggcgaatcggattagtcattaatgtgtcgaggaatcgccgcgcccgccaccccgaatttatatcgacggtgatgaaatcgaggctgtTGAAGaaatcgtgtacttgggctcactggtgaccgccgacaacgacaccagcagagaaattcagtggcgcattgtgacaggaaatcgtggttactttggactccgcagaactctacgatcgaataaagttccccgtaacacgaagttaaccatctacaaaacgatgtttagaccggtcgtcctctatgggcacgaaacatggaccttacgtgcacaggaccaacgcgcccttggagttttcgaacggaagctgttgcgtaccatctacggcggagtgcagatggaagacgggacttggagaaagcgaatgaaccacgagctgcatcagctgctgagagaaccaaccatcgtccataccgcgaaaatcggggggctacggtgggcgggtcacgtcatcagggtgtcggatagcaacccgactaaaatggttctcgagagtcatccgaccggtacaagaacacgtggagcgcagcgagctaggtgggtcgaccaagtggaggacgatctgaggaccctacgcagagtgcggaactggagacaaacagccatggaccgagtggaatggaggcggctactatgtacagcagaggccaccccggccttagcctgatcggtaaggtaaggtaagagaTATGACGCATACTCCTGTCAAAATTGCATTCATATAATCGGCttgtaaaatagactatagggggggtctagaaaaattattattttttttcgtgatttctttAACAAATTTTCGAGAAATACCCATTTTTGGGTACTTTTTACTCACAAATTATATGAGAAAATAACCCCCTGTAGAATATTTTTCTCTTAGCCGCAAatgaaagaaaaggcttttaaCTTTCATTTGGTGTGGGACTcagcgatactgatttttttctaaaaatattcttcTACCAGAGTCACCGTGTttagaggaagatagaggagcgaagcaaCGCCAATGCTGTGATAGAGCTTTTTCTTATatatatattacgattgttgattATTTTCGGAGAAAGCACACACTGAAACTCGATaatacataacgtttcggcctactcaacttcagccatAACCAGATATTTTATGCATcaatcgatcaccaccagtgtGGTTGCAATACTGATGTGATAGAGCAAttaaaaacacgaggagccaaagccgtagcccgtcagtgctCACGAGAGGGAAGTGAAAT contains the following coding sequences:
- the LOC109414002 gene encoding flexible cuticle protein 12, with protein sequence MTRIVVFFALLVVALAAPADDSANAQILKYDSENIGIDGYRFEFETSDGTSRQEQAELRNAGTDQEAIVVRGSYSYVGPDGTQYVINYVADENGFQPEGAHIPKK